From the Chitinophaga lutea genome, one window contains:
- a CDS encoding DUF551 domain-containing protein — MRRLSSGETKPASQWISVEACLPEPYTEVYAGSFDDDGEFFQTVCHHTGGEWEGSGISEDSLITHWMPFPEPPKI, encoded by the coding sequence ATGCGCCGCCTATCCTCCGGAGAAACGAAGCCGGCCAGCCAGTGGATAAGTGTGGAGGCCTGTTTGCCAGAACCTTACACAGAGGTGTATGCCGGTTCTTTCGACGATGATGGGGAATTTTTCCAAACAGTATGCCATCATACCGGCGGAGAATGGGAAGGCTCCGGCATTAGTGAGGACTCTCTCATTACACATTGGATGCCATTTCCTGAACCACCTAAAATTTAA